One window of the Nocardia huaxiensis genome contains the following:
- a CDS encoding DUF3841 domain-containing protein, which yields MRLWTLQAPEVVHTLRSTGVYRADWALVTGNWKRAFQDMVDEMARRGIDCHGAPPVWCWTVHSPFHRTATSLLGYPDWLHGRWLLTLDVPDALTLPTSYAVWNDYLGHTMGFADEPTAMDWSGRRTWKYDELQVTIPELRLDWVLRAGEYPPDPETAAAAAKWAREA from the coding sequence GTGCGACTATGGACCCTGCAAGCCCCCGAAGTGGTGCACACCCTGCGATCGACCGGGGTGTACCGCGCCGATTGGGCACTGGTGACCGGCAATTGGAAGCGCGCCTTCCAGGACATGGTCGACGAGATGGCGCGGCGCGGCATCGATTGCCATGGCGCTCCGCCGGTTTGGTGCTGGACGGTGCACAGCCCCTTCCATCGGACCGCCACCTCCCTGCTCGGCTACCCCGACTGGCTCCACGGCCGCTGGCTGCTCACCCTCGACGTCCCCGACGCCCTGACCCTGCCCACCTCCTACGCGGTCTGGAACGACTATCTCGGCCACACCATGGGTTTCGCGGACGAACCCACCGCGATGGACTGGTCCGGCCGCCGCACCTGGAAATACGACGAACTCCAGGTCACCATCCCGGAACTGCGCCTGGACTGGGTGCTGCGGGCAGGCGAATACCCACCCGACCCCGAAACCGCCGCCGCAGCGGCGAAATGGGCCCGGGAGGCGTAA
- a CDS encoding SDR family NAD(P)-dependent oxidoreductase: MSATPSSTRTVLVTGADTRLGFATAQRAIGDGATVIAHILDKNHADETMQRLQATAALGQVRMVHADFARLTEVDELGRALAAEFPRLDALINVASVAAPDARTHTEDGHEFTFQVNYLAPHRLTTALLPALAAARGRVISVTSRLHAAGSIDYSDLDRRRGIYTPLAIYAQSKLALTMFSRSLAETGPGELTSVSVDPADFEIDLPRLRSHRTAPLDDAAALLLLLAAPGTPIRNGGYYEGAEPANAAALVRNSRARARLAAWSGELARLA; encoded by the coding sequence ATGTCCGCAACCCCGTCCAGCACCCGCACCGTCCTGGTGACCGGAGCCGATACGCGCCTCGGTTTCGCCACGGCGCAGCGGGCGATCGGCGACGGCGCCACCGTCATCGCGCACATCCTGGACAAGAATCACGCCGACGAGACGATGCAGCGGCTACAGGCCACCGCCGCGCTCGGCCAGGTTCGCATGGTGCACGCCGACTTCGCCCGGCTGACCGAGGTCGACGAGCTCGGCCGCGCACTGGCCGCGGAGTTTCCCCGGCTCGACGCCCTGATCAATGTCGCCTCGGTGGCCGCGCCCGATGCGCGCACCCATACCGAGGACGGCCACGAATTCACCTTCCAGGTCAACTATCTCGCGCCGCACCGGCTGACCACGGCGCTGCTCCCCGCACTCGCGGCGGCCCGGGGCCGGGTGATCTCGGTGACCTCGCGGCTGCACGCCGCCGGCAGCATCGACTACTCCGACCTGGATCGCCGCCGCGGCATCTACACCCCGCTCGCGATCTACGCCCAATCCAAACTGGCCCTGACCATGTTCAGCCGTTCGCTGGCCGAGACCGGACCGGGCGAACTCACCTCGGTCAGCGTGGATCCGGCCGACTTCGAGATCGACCTGCCACGCCTGCGCAGCCACCGCACCGCGCCTCTGGACGATGCCGCGGCCCTGCTGCTCCTGCTGGCCGCACCCGGCACCCCGATCCGCAACGGCGGCTACTACGAGGGCGCCGAGCCCGCGAATGCCGCGGCGCTGGTTCGCAATTCGCGTGCTCGCGCCCGGCTGGCCGCGTGGAGCGGCGAACTCGCGCGCCTCGCCTGA
- a CDS encoding acyl-[acyl-carrier-protein] thioesterase, whose translation MSVAGREVGELERIANPLPPCPEGPRPFEASRTVRLGDTDIEENLRLDAIARYAMDLGYDNLGAVPEGDLHPAWIVRRTVIDVLHPIHFSERVHMRRWPSALSNRWCNIRCQFRSEDGGLIETEQFLINIDLEAGRMARMTEPFMDSMRPFTTEHRLRWKAALRESAEPTAQQTPYPLRVTDIDRHGHVNNAVHWAAVAEGMALHAHPATAPYRVILEHAGPIMTGDKVTMRTWPGDDGLRVQLEVDGTARTLARVEPLA comes from the coding sequence GTGTCGGTGGCTGGTCGCGAGGTCGGAGAACTGGAGCGGATCGCCAACCCGCTGCCGCCCTGCCCGGAGGGGCCGCGGCCGTTCGAGGCGAGTCGCACGGTGCGGCTGGGCGACACCGATATCGAGGAGAATCTGCGGCTGGACGCCATCGCCCGCTATGCCATGGATCTGGGCTATGACAATCTGGGCGCGGTGCCGGAGGGGGATCTGCATCCGGCCTGGATCGTGCGGCGCACGGTCATCGACGTGCTGCATCCGATCCATTTCAGCGAGCGCGTGCACATGCGCCGCTGGCCGTCGGCGCTGTCCAATCGCTGGTGCAATATCCGCTGCCAATTCCGCAGCGAGGACGGCGGATTGATCGAGACCGAACAGTTCCTCATCAATATCGATCTCGAGGCGGGCCGCATGGCTCGCATGACCGAGCCGTTCATGGATTCCATGCGGCCCTTCACCACCGAACATCGCCTGCGCTGGAAGGCCGCGCTGCGCGAGTCCGCCGAGCCGACGGCGCAGCAGACGCCGTATCCCTTGCGCGTCACCGACATCGACCGCCACGGCCACGTCAACAATGCCGTCCACTGGGCCGCCGTCGCCGAGGGCATGGCCCTGCACGCGCACCCGGCGACCGCGCCGTACCGCGTCATCCTCGAGCACGCGGGCCCGATCATGACCGGCGACAAGGTCACCATGCGCACCTGGCCCGGCGACGACGGCCTGCGGGTGCAACTCGAAGTGGACGGCACCGCGAGGACTCTCGCCCGCGTCGAACCCCTCGCCTGA
- a CDS encoding sensor histidine kinase: MKRGQLRIYLGAAPGVGKTFSMLSEAHRRIERGRDVVAAVVETHGRSKTAQMLSGIERIPPKMIEYRGTTMPELDVEAVLRRAPAVVLVDELAHTNVPGSKHQKRWQDVEELLAAGIDVVSTVNVQHLESLNDVVEQITGVVQRETVPDWVVRGADQVELVDITPEALRRRLSHGNVYAAERVDAALRNYFRPGNLTALRELALLWLADQVDAALAKYRADHKITATWEARERVVVAVTGGPESETIVRRASRIAAKSSAELIVVHVVRGDGLAGVSTQRLGRLRDLATSLDASLHTVTGEDVPTALLDFARQVNATQLVLGTSRRSRWARILDEGIGATVVQESGKIDVHMVTHEAAKQSFRWSSLSRRERMLGSWTAAIVVPSLICVINYFWLDNWLDLGGESALFFIGVIAVSLFGGVAPAALSALLSGVLLNWFFTEPRYSLTIDQLDNFLTIVVLLMVAVAVAALVDVAAKRTREARKASRQAELLTLFAGAVLHGADLPDLLERARETYGQDAVSLVTEEGVVASVGEHAPAKVSEAETALEAGDDMHWLLLTGRSLSPADRVVLGAVANQAAGLVHQERLQAEASAAQALLEADKLRRALLSAVSHDLRTPLAAAKASVSSLRSDDVEFSAEDTAELLETIEESVDQLTALVGNLLDSSRLMVGVVTPQTRRVYLDEVVHHALMSMGTRGLQRAARDRVTVDVDAITVRADPGLLERVLANLIDNAVRYSPGDTPIRVSAERTGARVAVTVVDSGRGVPTGMEDHLFEPFQRLGDRDNSTGVGLGLSVVKGFVEAMDGTVHAEPTPGGGLTMVIDLPADGEQENG; encoded by the coding sequence GTGAAACGCGGGCAACTACGGATCTATCTGGGCGCGGCCCCCGGCGTGGGGAAGACCTTCTCGATGCTGTCGGAGGCACACCGGCGCATCGAGCGGGGACGCGATGTGGTGGCCGCGGTCGTGGAAACGCACGGGCGGTCCAAGACCGCGCAGATGCTGTCCGGCATCGAGCGGATTCCGCCGAAGATGATCGAGTATCGCGGAACCACCATGCCCGAACTGGATGTGGAAGCCGTGCTGCGGCGCGCCCCGGCGGTGGTGCTGGTGGATGAGCTCGCGCACACCAATGTGCCCGGCAGCAAGCACCAGAAGCGCTGGCAGGATGTCGAGGAACTCCTGGCCGCGGGCATCGACGTGGTGTCGACGGTGAACGTGCAGCATCTGGAGAGCCTCAACGACGTGGTCGAGCAGATCACCGGCGTGGTGCAGCGAGAAACCGTGCCGGACTGGGTGGTTCGCGGCGCGGATCAGGTGGAGCTGGTCGACATCACCCCGGAAGCCCTGCGGCGCAGGCTCTCCCACGGCAACGTGTACGCCGCCGAACGAGTGGATGCCGCGCTGCGCAACTACTTCCGGCCCGGAAACCTCACGGCGCTACGGGAACTCGCGCTGCTGTGGCTGGCCGATCAGGTCGATGCCGCGCTGGCCAAGTACCGCGCCGATCACAAGATCACCGCCACCTGGGAGGCCCGCGAACGGGTCGTGGTGGCGGTCACCGGCGGCCCGGAATCGGAGACCATCGTGCGGCGCGCCAGCCGCATCGCCGCCAAATCCAGCGCCGAACTGATCGTGGTGCACGTGGTGCGCGGTGACGGACTGGCCGGGGTGTCGACGCAGCGGCTGGGCCGATTGCGGGATCTGGCAACGAGTCTCGATGCCAGCCTGCACACCGTCACCGGGGAGGATGTCCCCACCGCCCTGCTGGATTTCGCCCGGCAGGTGAACGCCACCCAGCTCGTGCTCGGCACCTCACGACGCTCCCGCTGGGCGCGGATTCTCGACGAGGGCATCGGCGCGACCGTGGTGCAGGAGTCGGGAAAGATCGACGTGCACATGGTGACCCACGAGGCCGCCAAGCAATCCTTCCGCTGGTCGTCACTGTCGCGACGGGAACGGATGCTCGGGTCGTGGACGGCGGCGATCGTGGTGCCGTCGCTGATCTGCGTCATCAACTATTTCTGGCTGGACAACTGGCTGGACCTCGGCGGCGAGAGCGCGCTGTTCTTCATCGGCGTCATCGCGGTGTCGCTGTTCGGCGGCGTCGCCCCGGCCGCGCTCTCGGCGCTGCTGTCGGGGGTGCTGCTGAACTGGTTCTTCACCGAACCGCGCTACAGCCTCACCATCGATCAGCTGGACAACTTCCTCACCATCGTGGTGCTGCTCATGGTCGCGGTCGCGGTGGCGGCGCTGGTGGATGTGGCGGCCAAGCGAACCCGGGAGGCGCGCAAGGCTTCCCGGCAAGCCGAACTGCTGACGCTGTTCGCGGGCGCGGTGCTGCACGGCGCGGATCTGCCGGATCTGCTGGAGCGGGCGCGCGAGACCTACGGGCAAGACGCTGTCAGCCTGGTGACCGAGGAGGGCGTGGTCGCCTCGGTCGGGGAACACGCGCCCGCCAAGGTGTCCGAGGCCGAGACCGCCCTCGAAGCCGGGGACGACATGCACTGGCTGCTGCTCACCGGGCGCTCGCTGTCGCCCGCGGATCGGGTGGTGCTGGGCGCGGTGGCCAATCAGGCCGCCGGGCTCGTGCATCAGGAGCGCTTGCAGGCCGAAGCCAGTGCGGCACAGGCGCTGCTGGAGGCCGACAAGCTGCGGCGCGCACTGCTGTCTGCGGTCAGCCACGACCTGCGCACGCCACTCGCGGCGGCCAAGGCGTCGGTGTCGAGCCTGCGCAGCGACGACGTGGAATTCTCCGCCGAGGACACCGCCGAACTGCTGGAGACCATCGAGGAATCGGTGGATCAGCTCACCGCGCTGGTCGGCAACCTGCTCGACTCCTCCCGCCTCATGGTGGGTGTGGTGACGCCGCAGACGCGCCGCGTCTACCTGGACGAGGTCGTGCATCACGCGCTCATGAGCATGGGCACCCGCGGCCTGCAACGCGCCGCCCGGGACCGGGTCACGGTGGATGTCGACGCCATCACCGTGCGCGCGGATCCCGGTCTGCTGGAACGGGTCCTGGCCAACCTCATCGACAATGCGGTGCGGTACTCGCCCGGCGACACCCCGATCCGGGTATCCGCCGAACGCACCGGCGCCCGGGTCGCCGTCACCGTGGTCGACTCCGGTCGCGGCGTACCGACCGGCATGGAGGATCACCTCTTCGAACCCTTCCAGCGCCTCGGCGACCGCGACAACTCCACCGGCGTCGGTCTCGGCCTGTCGGTGGTGAAGGGTTTCGTGGAGGCCATGGACGGCACCGTGCACGCCGAACCCACCCCGGGTGGAGGATTGACAATGGTGATCGACCTACCGGCCGACGGAGAACAGGAGAACGGGTGA
- a CDS encoding response regulator has product MTNAAPAPTKVLVVDDEPQILRALRINLSVRGYEVTTAANGAAALRAAAEKHPDVVVLDLGLPDMDGIEVLAGLRGWSTAPVIVLSARTDSADKVEALDAGADDYVTKPFGMDELLARLRAAVRRSATVADAGEPIIETASFTVDLAAKKVTKHGQDVHLTPTEWGMLEMLVRNRGKLVGRREILREVWGPSYATETHYLRVYLAQLRRKLEDDPSHPKHLLTEAGMGYRFQA; this is encoded by the coding sequence GTGACGAACGCGGCGCCGGCGCCGACCAAAGTCCTTGTGGTCGACGACGAACCACAGATCCTGCGCGCACTGCGCATCAATCTGTCGGTGCGCGGATACGAGGTGACGACCGCCGCCAACGGCGCGGCGGCGTTGCGCGCGGCGGCGGAGAAGCATCCGGATGTGGTGGTCCTGGACCTCGGACTGCCCGATATGGACGGCATCGAGGTGCTGGCCGGGCTGCGCGGCTGGTCCACCGCGCCGGTCATCGTGCTGTCGGCGCGCACCGACTCCGCCGACAAGGTGGAGGCCCTGGACGCGGGCGCGGACGACTACGTGACCAAGCCCTTCGGCATGGATGAGCTGCTGGCGCGACTGCGCGCGGCGGTGCGCCGCTCGGCCACGGTCGCCGACGCCGGCGAGCCGATCATCGAAACCGCTTCCTTCACAGTGGATCTGGCCGCCAAGAAGGTCACCAAGCACGGCCAGGACGTGCATCTCACGCCCACCGAATGGGGCATGCTCGAAATGCTGGTCCGCAATCGCGGCAAGCTGGTGGGCCGCCGCGAGATCCTGCGCGAGGTGTGGGGCCCGTCGTATGCCACCGAAACCCATTACCTGCGCGTGTATCTCGCGCAGTTGCGGCGCAAACTCGAGGACGACCCCTCACACCCCAAGCACCTGCTGACCGAGGCCGGAATGGGGTACCGCTTCCAAGCGTAA
- a CDS encoding cytochrome P450 codes for MGTVMGIYDPDLYVGGPIHEIFAELRGSRPVYWQEMPGEPGYWAVLKHADVAHVARNPVLFSAERGGVVLEDQSAERLEMQRNMLLMMDPPRHTEYRKPLAEHFKARVMGELEGRVRELTGLLLDTVDGEVEFVHDVAGVLPSQVVGGLFGIPAEDWPSIRRWAEQATSQQDPELVGDFDATAEITKMAIYAIQFAMARRATEPQADLTSLILGGDFGGKVMSDIEFGSFFTQLVTAGNDTTKTMLSSGLQLLLEHPEQLQALRDDPGLIPGAVEEILRFANPLHYFRRTATADTEIRGTTIKAGDKVAMWYTSANRDEEVFADPQRFDIRRNPNPHLSFGLAQHYCLGVHLARLEGRVFFEELLRRFPDIEQIGDARRIRSNLNNGLKSLPIRLSR; via the coding sequence GTGGGTACGGTCATGGGCATCTACGATCCCGATCTCTATGTCGGCGGGCCGATTCATGAGATCTTTGCCGAGCTGCGGGGCAGTCGGCCGGTGTACTGGCAGGAGATGCCGGGGGAGCCGGGGTACTGGGCTGTGCTGAAGCATGCGGATGTGGCGCATGTGGCGCGGAATCCGGTGCTGTTCTCGGCGGAGCGCGGGGGTGTGGTGCTGGAGGATCAGTCGGCGGAGCGGCTGGAGATGCAGCGGAATATGTTGCTCATGATGGATCCGCCTCGGCATACCGAGTATCGGAAACCGTTGGCGGAGCACTTCAAAGCGCGGGTGATGGGGGAGTTGGAGGGGCGGGTTCGGGAGCTCACCGGTCTGTTGCTCGACACCGTCGATGGCGAGGTGGAGTTCGTGCACGACGTGGCGGGGGTGCTGCCGAGTCAGGTGGTGGGCGGGCTGTTCGGGATTCCCGCCGAGGATTGGCCGAGTATTCGGCGGTGGGCGGAACAGGCCACCAGTCAGCAGGATCCGGAGCTGGTGGGGGATTTCGATGCCACGGCGGAGATCACCAAGATGGCGATCTATGCGATTCAGTTCGCCATGGCGCGGCGGGCCACGGAGCCGCAGGCCGATTTGACCTCGCTCATTCTGGGCGGAGATTTCGGCGGGAAAGTCATGTCGGACATCGAGTTCGGGAGTTTCTTCACGCAGCTGGTGACGGCGGGGAACGACACCACCAAGACGATGCTGTCGTCGGGCTTGCAGCTGCTGCTGGAGCATCCGGAGCAGCTGCAGGCGCTGCGCGATGATCCGGGGTTGATTCCCGGTGCGGTGGAAGAGATTCTGCGGTTCGCCAATCCGCTGCACTACTTCCGGCGCACCGCGACCGCCGACACCGAGATCCGCGGGACGACGATCAAGGCGGGGGACAAGGTGGCCATGTGGTACACCTCCGCCAATCGGGACGAGGAGGTGTTCGCCGATCCGCAGCGCTTCGATATCCGGCGCAATCCCAACCCGCACTTGTCCTTCGGGCTGGCGCAGCACTACTGCCTGGGTGTGCACCTGGCACGGTTGGAGGGGCGGGTGTTCTTCGAGGAGCTGTTGCGGCGGTTCCCGGATATCGAGCAGATCGGCGACGCCCGCCGTATTCGATCCAATCTCAACAACGGGCTCAAGTCACTTCCGATTCGCTTGTCGCGCTGA
- a CDS encoding ribbon-helix-helix protein, CopG family — protein sequence MNDRPGEDYPRNAAEAEEFLKDLTFDDDAPVGELPGPDAPVTVLRSVRLPFEMDQRIREEAEHRGISMSDLIRDFLAIELAALDDDAPISRADARRALTAALANLHPLHQRPA from the coding sequence ATGAATGACCGCCCCGGCGAGGACTATCCCCGTAATGCCGCTGAGGCAGAGGAGTTCTTGAAGGACCTGACCTTCGACGACGATGCGCCGGTGGGTGAATTGCCCGGGCCGGACGCACCCGTCACCGTGCTGCGGTCGGTCCGGCTTCCATTCGAGATGGATCAGCGCATCCGCGAGGAGGCCGAGCATCGGGGTATCAGCATGTCCGACCTGATCCGCGACTTCCTGGCGATCGAACTGGCCGCGCTCGACGACGACGCACCGATCAGCAGGGCCGATGCCCGCCGTGCACTGACCGCGGCCCTCGCCAACCTGCACCCGCTACACCAGCGTCCCGCCTGA
- a CDS encoding MarR family winged helix-turn-helix transcriptional regulator — protein MADDQVNVALLMYIAHRSMETRIHEAVARAGGFDITIAQGRLAGQIGPEGTRLTELADRAQITKQTASFLVDQLEKAGCVERVPDPGDGRARLIRLSARGQEMADHANTIAAQIEKEWTEHLGPRRMTQLREALERLREITDPYA, from the coding sequence ATGGCCGACGACCAGGTGAATGTGGCGCTGCTGATGTACATCGCCCACCGATCCATGGAAACCCGCATCCACGAAGCGGTAGCCCGGGCCGGAGGCTTCGACATCACCATCGCGCAAGGCCGGCTGGCCGGCCAGATCGGCCCGGAAGGCACCCGCCTGACCGAACTGGCCGACCGCGCCCAGATCACCAAACAAACGGCGAGCTTCCTCGTGGATCAACTCGAGAAGGCCGGCTGCGTCGAACGAGTCCCCGACCCCGGCGACGGCCGCGCCCGCCTGATCCGCCTGTCCGCCCGCGGACAGGAGATGGCCGACCACGCGAACACCATTGCCGCGCAAATAGAGAAGGAGTGGACCGAGCACCTCGGACCGCGCCGCATGACCCAGTTGCGTGAGGCGCTGGAACGGCTGCGAGAGATCACCGACCCATACGCGTGA
- a CDS encoding maleylpyruvate isomerase family mycothiol-dependent enzyme, with the protein MDAEDCWKVIEQQRLAIADMLADISAEEWQLPSLCTGWRVRDVATHVALVPGDLPMSIMVGTAVRARGNYNRMIDILVRRFADAPGFDPVATLRRDAASRKLPKLTNYRNIHFDTMVHAQDMAIPLGRSITVSPEAASVAATRAAEVGWPVWDKHRLDGVHLVATDSTWEHGSGAEIRGPILALLLLITGRPVALERVDGPGVDIMAARMRAPEPSAGTH; encoded by the coding sequence ATGGACGCCGAAGACTGCTGGAAAGTCATCGAACAACAGCGGCTGGCCATTGCCGACATGCTGGCGGACATCTCCGCGGAGGAGTGGCAGCTGCCGTCGCTGTGCACGGGGTGGCGGGTTCGGGATGTGGCCACGCATGTGGCGCTGGTGCCGGGGGATCTGCCGATGTCGATCATGGTGGGGACTGCGGTGCGGGCGCGGGGTAATTACAACCGGATGATCGATATTCTGGTGCGGCGCTTCGCTGATGCGCCGGGGTTCGATCCGGTGGCCACGCTGCGACGGGACGCGGCGTCGCGCAAGCTGCCCAAGCTGACGAACTATCGGAATATTCATTTCGACACCATGGTGCATGCGCAGGATATGGCAATTCCGTTGGGGCGCAGCATTACCGTGTCGCCGGAGGCCGCCTCCGTCGCGGCGACCCGGGCGGCCGAGGTGGGGTGGCCGGTGTGGGACAAGCATCGGCTCGACGGGGTGCATCTGGTGGCCACCGATTCCACGTGGGAGCACGGTAGCGGCGCGGAGATTCGCGGGCCGATTCTCGCGCTGTTGCTGCTCATTACCGGGCGGCCGGTTGCGCTCGAGCGGGTCGACGGGCCGGGAGTCGACATCATGGCGGCGCGGATGCGGGCGCCGGAACCGTCGGCCGGGACGCACTGA
- a CDS encoding HAD family hydrolase, translating to MALEAIVFDMDGVLIDTEPVWEEVRRGYVDEMGGRWQPDTQDRLMGMSTREWAVYLSEDLIDGKRTPEEVASDVIDRMSARYAEHLPLMPEAVETVRAFAESYPLGLASSSPRRLIDVVLDHMGVTALFHSTVSTEEVERGKPAPDGYAAVAALLGIAPENCAAIEDSSNGLRSAAAAGMTVIAVPHPRYPPAPDALALATLVSPTLAELTAKAIADVVR from the coding sequence ATGGCACTCGAGGCGATCGTGTTCGACATGGACGGCGTACTGATCGATACCGAACCCGTGTGGGAGGAGGTGCGGCGCGGGTACGTCGACGAGATGGGCGGGCGGTGGCAACCCGACACCCAGGATCGGCTGATGGGGATGAGCACCCGGGAATGGGCCGTCTACCTCAGCGAAGACCTCATCGACGGCAAGCGCACGCCGGAAGAAGTCGCCTCCGATGTCATCGACCGGATGAGCGCCCGGTACGCCGAGCATCTGCCGCTCATGCCCGAGGCCGTCGAGACCGTGCGGGCCTTCGCCGAGAGCTATCCGCTCGGACTGGCCAGTTCGTCCCCGCGCCGGCTCATCGATGTGGTGCTCGACCACATGGGCGTCACCGCGCTGTTCCACTCGACCGTCTCCACCGAAGAGGTCGAACGGGGCAAGCCCGCCCCCGACGGTTACGCCGCCGTCGCCGCTCTGCTCGGCATCGCGCCCGAAAACTGCGCTGCCATAGAGGATTCCAGCAATGGCCTGCGCTCGGCCGCGGCCGCGGGCATGACGGTCATCGCCGTCCCGCACCCGCGCTATCCACCGGCTCCCGACGCGCTGGCCCTGGCCACCCTCGTCTCCCCCACCCTCGCCGAGCTCACCGCCAAGGCCATTGCCGACGTGGTCCGCTGA
- a CDS encoding OsmC family protein encodes MSEQIAAPQTTAPAATAEPVELWAERTGTRAYTGRNNRGGEVFIASAGVPGAFTPGELLKIALAGCTGLSADFTLARKLGETFDATVRVSGDADRENETYPELSESFELDLSELDPETRERVLVAAQRAIDKVCTVGRTLKAGTKVNLSFKIDE; translated from the coding sequence ATGTCCGAACAGATCGCCGCACCGCAGACCACCGCTCCCGCCGCCACCGCCGAACCGGTGGAACTGTGGGCCGAACGCACCGGCACCCGCGCCTACACCGGCCGGAACAATCGCGGTGGCGAGGTGTTCATCGCGTCGGCGGGCGTGCCGGGCGCGTTCACCCCGGGTGAGCTGCTGAAGATCGCACTGGCCGGATGCACCGGGCTCAGCGCCGATTTCACCCTCGCGCGCAAGCTCGGCGAGACCTTCGACGCCACCGTGCGGGTGTCCGGCGACGCGGACCGGGAGAACGAGACCTACCCGGAGCTCAGCGAATCCTTCGAACTCGATCTCAGCGAACTCGATCCAGAGACCCGGGAGCGGGTGCTGGTGGCGGCGCAGCGCGCCATCGACAAGGTGTGCACGGTGGGCCGCACGCTCAAGGCGGGCACCAAGGTCAATCTGAGCTTCAAGATCGACGAGTGA
- a CDS encoding acylphosphatase, with protein sequence MAARLSAWVHGQVQGVGFRWWTRSRALELGLTGYARNHRDGRVHVVAEGTRDHCETLLTLLRSGDTPGRVDLVVEDWGAAQGGMTGFEER encoded by the coding sequence ATGGCGGCGCGGCTCAGCGCCTGGGTGCACGGACAGGTGCAGGGCGTCGGATTCCGCTGGTGGACACGGTCGCGGGCGCTGGAACTCGGCCTGACGGGGTACGCCCGCAACCACCGGGACGGGCGCGTGCACGTGGTGGCCGAAGGTACACGAGATCACTGCGAAACCTTGCTCACGCTGCTGCGCTCGGGTGATACTCCAGGTCGCGTGGATCTGGTTGTGGAAGACTGGGGCGCCGCGCAGGGCGGCATGACAGGATTCGAGGAGCGTTAG
- a CDS encoding glutathionylspermidine synthase family protein gives MRRVRSTPRTGWEHIVESQGLVYGKPGRDASGQPRPYWDESVHYEFDMDEILALEAQVEVLHSMCLHAVEQIVVTERFADFGLPQWSWEHIANSWKRSDPHIYGRFDLRYDGRGPAKLLEYNADTPTSLLEAAIVQWHWLTDNYPDDDQWNSLHEKLVERWGELRDTLPKTDLHFTWSGADATGEDNVTTAYMQETAAEAGFDTVALPIEEIGFDTELERFVDLAEAPIETIFKLYPWEWVLDDDFGKRVVQSLPQTMWLEPLWKTLLSNKAMLAVMWEMYPGHPNLLPAYLDDPHELTEYIRKPKLGREGANMTIVGAGLETATGGVYGAEGYVYQLLDPLPEFDGMRPVLGAWIVGDTSAGLGIRETAGLITDDGAAFVPHRIPQS, from the coding sequence ATGCGGCGCGTGCGCAGCACCCCGCGCACCGGCTGGGAGCACATCGTCGAAAGCCAGGGCCTGGTGTACGGCAAGCCCGGCCGCGACGCCAGCGGCCAGCCGCGCCCGTACTGGGACGAATCCGTGCACTACGAATTCGACATGGACGAGATCCTGGCGCTGGAAGCCCAGGTCGAGGTGCTGCACTCGATGTGCCTGCACGCCGTCGAACAGATCGTGGTCACCGAGCGTTTCGCCGATTTCGGTCTGCCGCAATGGAGTTGGGAGCACATCGCCAACTCGTGGAAGCGCTCCGACCCGCACATCTACGGCCGCTTCGACCTGCGCTACGACGGCCGCGGACCGGCGAAACTATTGGAGTACAACGCCGATACGCCCACCTCCCTGCTCGAGGCGGCAATCGTGCAGTGGCACTGGCTCACCGACAACTACCCGGACGACGACCAGTGGAATTCGTTGCACGAGAAGCTGGTCGAACGCTGGGGCGAACTGCGCGACACCCTGCCCAAGACGGACCTGCACTTCACCTGGTCGGGGGCGGACGCCACCGGTGAGGACAATGTCACCACCGCCTACATGCAGGAGACCGCCGCCGAAGCCGGTTTCGACACCGTCGCCCTGCCGATCGAGGAGATCGGATTCGACACGGAGCTGGAGCGTTTCGTCGATCTGGCCGAAGCCCCCATCGAAACCATCTTCAAGCTCTACCCGTGGGAATGGGTGCTCGACGACGACTTCGGCAAACGCGTCGTGCAGTCCCTGCCGCAGACCATGTGGCTCGAGCCGCTGTGGAAAACCCTGCTCTCCAACAAGGCCATGCTCGCGGTCATGTGGGAGATGTACCCGGGCCACCCCAACCTGCTGCCCGCCTACCTCGACGACCCGCACGAGCTCACCGAATACATTCGCAAGCCGAAACTCGGCCGCGAGGGCGCGAACATGACGATCGTCGGCGCGGGCCTGGAAACCGCCACCGGCGGCGTCTACGGCGCGGAAGGCTACGTCTACCAGCTGCTCGACCCGCTGCCCGAATTCGACGGCATGCGACCGGTACTGGGCGCCTGGATCGTCGGCGACACCTCCGCCGGCCTCGGCATCCGCGAAACCGCGGGCCTGATCACCGACGATGGGGCAGCCTTCGTCCCACACCGCATCCCGCAATCCTGA